A section of the Triticum dicoccoides isolate Atlit2015 ecotype Zavitan chromosome 7A, WEW_v2.0, whole genome shotgun sequence genome encodes:
- the LOC119327331 gene encoding heterogeneous nuclear ribonucleoprotein 1-like: MAGYEEENLNAMNGYEEDEEVEEEVEEEVEEEEEEEEAEERPAAEGSRDGGGGGDAVGSGDAGGVQGGRDVPAEPADGSGKIFVGGVAWETTEEKFTKHFQKYGAITDSVIMKDKHTGMPRGFGFVTFSDPSVIDRVLEDEHTIDGRTVEVKRTVPREEMSTKDAPNKTRKIFVGGIPASLTEDKLKEHFSSYGKVAEHQIMVDHSTGRSRGFGFVTFESEDAVERVMSDGRMHDLGGKQVEIKRAEPKKPGGGDSSSYSRHSHGGGGNRSSYRGGGGGGGGGRSAISSSSGYGYGADYRSAAAAYYGSAGYGAYGRGYGAYGGNPAYGSGFGSAYGGSIYGGPYGAYGAYGGAYGGGAYGAPGGYGAGAGGYGGYGGTGSMDGGGSASGRGSGRYHPYGK, from the exons ATGGCGGGGTACGAGGAGGAGAACCTGAACGCCATGAACGGctacgaggaggacgaggaggtggaggaggaggtcgaagaggaggtagaggaggaggaggaggaagaggaggcggaggagaGGCCCGCCGCCGAGGGATCTCGAGATGGAGGAGGTGGAGGGGATGCCGTTGGTAGCGGAGACGCTGGCGGCGTGCAAGGTGGTAGGGACGTGCCTGCCGAGCCCGCCGACGGGTCCGG GAAAATTTTCGTTGGGGGTGTAGCCTGGGAGACAACCGAAG AAAAATTCACCAAGCATTTTCAGAAATATGGAGCTATAACTGATTCTGTGATCATGAAAGACAAGCATACCGGGATGCCTCGTGGATTTGGATTTGTTACATTTTCTGATCCATCTGTGATTGACAGGGTTCTGGAGGATGAACATACTATAGATGGAAGAACG GTTGAAGTCAAAAGAACTGTGCCTAGAGAGGAGATGTCAACAAAAGATGCTCCTAATAAGACAAGAAAGATCTTTGTTGGTGGCATTCCAGCATCACTAACTGAAG ACAAGTTAAAGGAACACTTCTCCTCATATGGGAAGGTGGCTGAGCATCAAATCATGGTTGACCAtagcactggccgttcacgaggctttGGCTTTGTTACCTTCGAAAGTGAGGACGCTGTTGAAAGGGTTATGTCAGATGGGAGAATGCATGATCTTGGAGGGAAGCAG GTTGAAATAAAAAGAGCCGAGCCAAAGAAACCTGGTGGTGGTGATTCAAGCTCTTACAGTAGACATAGCCATGGAGGAGGTGGCAATCGTAGCTCATACCGtggtggaggtggcggtggtggtggaggccgtTCCGCCATCAGCAGCAGCAGTGGCTATGGGTATGGAGCTGACTACCGATCAGCTGCAGCCGCCTACTATGGTAGTGCAGGATATGGTGCCTACGGTAGAGGGTATGGTGCATATGGAGGTAACCCTGCCTATGGGTCAGGTTTTGGCTCTGCTTATGGTGGTTCTATATATGGAGGCCCGTATGGTGCCTATGGGGCATATGGGGGTGCCTATGGAGGTGGCGCATATGGTGCACCTGGCGGCTATGGTGCAGGTGCAGGCGGGTATGGTGGCTATGGGGGAACTGGGAGCATGGATGGTGGTGGGAGCGCGAGCGGTCGAGGCTCGGGCAGATACCACCCATACGGGAAATGA